TGCTGATGGTAGTTATATTTTTGCCGGTACGGACTCTCTTAGCCCTGCTTATATGCTGGGCAGTGATGGGCGTTACCATTGGTCAGGTAATGAAGGACAAAAATACGCTCAAATATCGGAAGACTTAAGAATCCCTGTTACCAATTCTGGCAAGTCTTTGTTTCAAGATATTTGGACCAACCCAACCTTTACCTCAAAATTAATATCTGGCAATGTTCTGCTGACAGATAAGGTTCAGGATCAGGCTGACTTTGATAGTTTTATGGACAAACACTATGACCCTGAAGAGCCGAATTTAAATAAGTATCAGCTGATTACTTCTTATCCTGAGGTCAATGATGCCAGTGCAGGTGATGACCTTGATTATCGCCATGTCAATGTTGCCGAGGATGATTATCAATTTTATACTGGAAAACAAGCAGACTATGCGATTATGAACAGCCAAGGGGAAGTGATAGATTCAGGTCGCTACTCCATTGGTAAGCCTATTGTATTTGCAGGCATGTCTTTTATATTAGAGGGCGCGCCAGAGGCGGTTGTTGATATCACTCTTAACCAACCTAAAAAAGATAATGTATTAAATCAAATCAAGGATTCACTTGCTGTATTAACGGATGTGAATTCTACACATGAGCAACGAGAAGATGCCTTCTTTAGTGCGACTTACAGTATTAATGAAGCACAGCAACGACTTGGTGATAGTCGTTCTGAAATTGGTGCGAGATTGAATGTTATCAGCGATAGGGAAGATTTCAGTTCAGCAAATCGCCTGAATAACGCAGTAGCGCAACATCGTGAAGGTGAGTTAGACATGGGCGATGCTGCTACGCAATTGTCAATGAAAGAAGCCGCATTGGATGCATCGCAAAAAGTATTTTCACGCGTCAGTAATCTATCGTTATTTAATAAAATGTAATCATGCGGAGTACAAGCTGAGCAATGTCAGCATTTAAAATAGAATCATGTTTTGGGGCTGATATTAATGTTGGTTACTTTGATGTTGAAGAAATCCTCGACATCATGAAAATTAAATCGCAAGTCCTCGGTAGTAAACGCATTAAAAGCCTTATTAGAATGCATGGTAAAAAAGATCGTATTGTTGGTATCGCAATGCGTCAAGTGGCTTTTGAGGTACTTCGCACATCATTGGATGAAGCATTCTTACCTTACGACCCCTATTTTAATGATGGTACTTTGCTGAATAGTCGTCGTGAACGTTTGTACGATGCCCAAGAACGTTTTTTGATTTTGTGCATGTCTTTGGTTGCTGGGCGCTCTGTGCGTAGCCTAAAAAAGCTCAATCCAGGTTTAAGTACAAAAGATCTTAGATCCAAACATGGCCGTGGACAGAGTTTGTTTCGTTATTTCCGTCAAGAACTGAATGAACAAACCCGTGAACAAGTTTTGTCTTACAAAGCGCGTATGAATAACAATATGGAAGGCGCTGACGGCGAAGCGAAATTGACTGAAGAGATGGCTGCTGAGCAAAAAGCTCGTGCTGCTTTAATGAAGAAAGCGCCTAAAGATACTCGTTTCATTCCCACTAGTTTTGATGATGAAGTAGTCACAGGGCTGAAAATTTTCCGTGATGGCCATGAGTTGCTTGCACAACAGGTAGAAAGTTTTAAACGTGGTCAGCAATTAGATGTTGAGGCGTTGAAGAAGTTCTGTCGTCGCTTGATTGATTCTCATACCCGCAATAATTTTGCTGTCATGGCGTTACGACATATAAAAGACGCTGATACTTATTTAGAGCAGCATGCTATTGGTATGGCTGTGCTGGGTATTCATTTTGCTAAGGCGATGCAGTTAAATAATGCTTATGTAGAAGTGATTTCTTTAGGTGCATTGTTATTTGATCTAGGACGTTTTCGATTGCCAGCAGCAATGATGGCAAAGACCACCAAAATGACTGATGGTGAATTTGAGTTGTTTCGCAAGCACATTCAATTTGGTGAGCAAATTCTGCAAAAGTGTGAGTCTGTTCCCAAAGCAGTGTTCCAAATGCTATACGACCATCATGAAAAAGTAGACGGCTCAGGTTACCCAGAAGGTAAACAGGGTCAAGAAATTTCTGTTTACGGTAAGATTGCCGCTATCATTGATGCGTATGATGCCATTACTTCGGAGCAAGCTCATAAACCTTCTATGGGGCCGATTAAAGCCTGCGCTAAGCTTGAACGTGAAGCCGGATTGGCATTTGATAAAGATCTAATCAAGGTATTTCTGAAAAGTATCGGTCCAGTTCCTGTGGGTTCTTGCGTGTCTTTATCTAATGGTCGTATTGGTTTTGTGCTTACTTTGAACAAAAATTTTCAGCCAAACCTGGTGCGTCAAGTATACAGCATTACCAGCAAAGCCTTTATTGAAGCAACTGATATTGAGCTGAACAAATCTGCCAATCTGAAATCCGATGTAGTGATCGAAGAAGGAGTCGATCCACAAGATTACGGTTTGCAGTTCATTAATCACATCTCATAAATTTTACCCTTTTCCTTAACAACCTTTCTCAATGTCTCTGTATGTTATTCCCTTACAGAGTATGGCGATCTTTTATCTCTATTTATTTTCCCTAAAATAAAACCATCTTAAATTTCCTTGAATGATTGGCTAGTCGAATAATAAAAGTTAATTCTTTTTAATCTTTTTTATTAAAGCTAAAAGAAAAATTGATTTTTTTATTTGAGTGGAATTCATTTGAAGGGTTTCTTTCGGCAAAAGACAGAAAAACTTTAATAAAAATTTTAATGTTTTTTTGGTCGATTTTTAACCATCAAAATTGCTTTTCCAAACTTGTTTATTATAGTTAAGTTATTGTTTTATATGAATTTTATTTTTTATTTCTCTATTGTATTGTAAAAAGTTTAAAGTTCCTTTTGTTTTGTTCGATAAATCAAGTATCGCCACAAAGAGCACTCTAATAAAACCAATTAGCTCTAAAGAAAAAAGCGAAAAAAACGTTAAAGATAAAAATCGAAATGACGATAAATTTAATAAGAGACAAAAGAAGCCTTAATAATTAATTAAACAAAAAGGCCGGTCTCTTTGATTAAAAAATTTAGGAGAGATTAAAATGGCTTTATACGTAAATACAAATGTGTCCTCGCTGAATGCTCAGCGACAACTAACCAGTAGTGGTAAGGCATTAGATACTGCCTTTCAAAGATTATCTTCCGGTCTACGTATTAATAGTGCGGGCGATGATGCAGCTGGTTTGCAAATATCCAATCGATTGACTTCTCAGATTAATGGTTTGAATCAGTCTGTTCGAAATGCAAACGATGGTATCTCTTTGGCTCAGACCGCAGAAGGGGCATTGCAAGAAACAACAAACATGCTTCAGCGTATGAGAACCCTGTCGATTCAATCTGCAAACGGTTCAAACGCGGACGAAGACCGTATAGCCCTGCAACAAGAGATGGGTCAGCTAGCACAAGAGATCAACCGAATTGCTGATATTACTACCTTTGGTGGCCGAAGCTTACTGGATGGAACTTATCAAGGTATTTTCCAGGTGGGGGCGGACGCTAACCAAACAATCAGTTTTTCCATGCAATACGGTGGTGTTAATAACTCCATTAACCTTGCTGGTAACGGTGGCTTTACTGTTTCAGGTTTAACTTCCGGTGTTCCTTATGAAGAACCAGAAAAAGAGCCTGTGCAAGTCATCCCAACTGAGGATGGTGGCTTTGTTAACCAATATGGTGATGCTGTCAATGAAGAAGGTCATTTGATTAACGAAAATGGCGAGTTAATAAATGAAGAAGGCAAGCTTGTTAATGAGAATGACGAGTTGATCGATGAAGAGGGTCGCCTAATTAATCAGCATGGTGTCTTGATTGATGAGAATGGTACACCAATCAATGAAGATGGTACGCCACGAGAAGATGTTGTTAATGAAGATGGCACTATTCTTAATGCGGACGGTACGACAACGCTAAATGATGGCAGCATCGAGTTCCCTGATGGTCGTGTTGTTCAGCCCGATGGATCCATTGTACATCCTGATGGAACCATTAATCATCCTGATGGTTCAATTACACAGCCTGATGGAACAGTAATAGAAGCTGAGAAAAAGTATGGAACACCACTGATTACAGCAGACTCTGTGTCTATTACGGATGTGAAAAACTCGCAAAGTATGATCGCATTGTTAGATGTGATGATTCAAGCGGTGGACTCTAAGCGTGCAGAATTGGGTGCGGTTCAGAACCGATTTAGTTCAACGGTTAATAACTTGTCCAGTATTTCTGAGAACGTATCTGCTGCACGATCTCGAGTACGAGATGCTGATTACGCTGCTGAAACGGCTGCGCTAACCAGTTCTCAAATTATTCAACAAGCGAGTTCTACGATTTTGGCTCAAGCGAATCAAAGACCGCAAGCTGCATTAGCATTGTTGGGAAATTAATGATTCAGTGAGGACCTCTCTACTTTAGATTGTACGTTAAGGTGTGAGCTCTTCTCGGATTATAGGCAACTTCTCTCTCCTAGAGGTGCCTTTTAGCCGGGAGATATTCTCCCGGCTTTTTTTATGGCCGAATTTTTTGAATCAGTATGTTTGTAAGGATGGAGCATTTACTAGAGTAGCGAAATAACATTTTCTAGTGGTAACTGTTTAGGCTAATGCCTTAATTATCTTGTTGATTGAGCTAAGAGATGTAGAGCTCAGTGAGAGTAGGTTAATTATGAGATTAGTTTAGAGGAGTAAATTGATAGGGAAGGTCCGAATAAATCCATTGATGACGGTGACTGTTGTTTTTGTTGCTTTAATCTTTTACCTCCATGAAGGGAGGCGTGTGGATAACTCTCTTATTCGAGGCAAGTTTCGCTGTCCAATATAAGCATATTGGCAAGAAGTTTAACAAAGAATAAAGAGAGCTTAGCCCACGCTCGGCAGCAAGCTTTTGCGCTGTCCTAATGCCCTATATCCATGTAGGTTTCCTTCGGGTCTTTCAGTGAAACGGCCTCTCTGTGTTAAGAGTGATTGAAAGGTATATTTCTGTCCACTCTTGTCTTGATAGGCCATTTCTCTGATCAGACTGAGGTTCAGAAGACTTATTCGCACCTTCCCTAGAGTTTAGGGCTCTTAGTTTTTTTTATGAATGGGTTTTATGAATAGCTTGTTATAGATAGGTTTTGATAGATAGCTTGTTGCTGAGGAAAGGGTAATTAAAGTGGCTGGGATTAAGAAGCTTGTTTTTTCACATTGGAAGCGTCTCAGTGTCTCAAGTAATTGACCTATGCATTGGACATCTTGACTAAAGTGATTGTGCTAAGAAAGCCATCATTAAAGCGGAGATAATCATAGGATAGTTTGAGACTTACAGTGAATAAATATTACTTAATTTGGGTATAAGTATAGGTGTTGAATTTGAGCGAGGATGCGTTGTGTATCGCGATTGGTTTGACCTAAAGATGGCGCTTTTGATGCTTTATAGCACGAAATTTAAGGTATCTATCCAGTACATACATAGGCCCAGTTAGTTTATAAGAGGCTTTTTAGTCGTCAATTTTCAAGACGAGTGAATTGCGTGAATTACAGAAGGATTGGCTGTGAAATTAAAGGTGTTTGTACGTGGAATTGGTGAAATCTGTAAGTCACGAGCCGTAAATATATGGCTGAGAGTGATTGATCAATATGCACTAACGAATGCTTGTGTCCATAAAATTGTTGTCAGAGTAAGAAAACAAACAGGTAGAGATTTGAAGAACTTAGGAAAGGTGCGAACAGGCCCATTGGCGAAGGTGAATTTTATTGTATTGCTCTAGTGACCTAGGTGCATGTAGGAGCAGTAAGGGGATAACTCACTCTTATTCAAGGCAAGTTGCGCTGTCCAATATATGCATATTGGCAAGCGGCTTATCAATGAATAAAAGAGTTTAACCCTCGCTTGATAGCATACTTTTGACTGTCCTCATCCAGGATTCATGTTGGTTTTGTGGGGCTTTGATAAAAGTAGGTTTTCTTCGCTAAAACGGAGCGAAAGGTATCAGCGTTTTTGTTCGTTTTGCTCTAGATTGTTTGTTTCTGTGATGAAGCTCAGATGAGGTGTTCGTGTTTCTCCAGATATCAATGTACAGAATCTGGAGTGAAGTTTGGTACGAGCTTATTGTCAGATTTTTTGTTATCAGGGGGTTACTAATAATGCTGTTTTTGACGGTAAAGGAAGTGAGCTACCCCTGGGTAAAACCAGATTTATATGACTCTTCTATAAAAGGGTTTTGATTGAGGTTAAACAGTATTCGGCCAGTTTAAAAGATGGTTGTTTATCTTGTTTTTTAATGAATTCGAATGAGATCGAAAAGGTGAATTTATAGCGAAACTTTAACGAAATACACACTCGAAGAGAGTGAAAAATACCCATACACGCAGTGTGCAAAGAGCTTGTGTCAGATGATGCGATCTCAAGTAGCAGTAATCCAGCGTTTACAGTCATAAGAAACCTGTTTCTAGGGTTTCAGTGTCTATTAATAGGGCTGTATTTGGGTGCGAAGCAATGGTGTCGATATGCGCTAGGTAATCGTTATGCCGAAAACTTTGTCTTGAAGGGACCTAATGAAAAGTGGGTGTACCAAGCTGAAAGTATTTTAACTGAGCATAATCAAGTGCTGGAGCAATTTGGCAGGGTAGCTTTGTGCCAAAAAAACGAGAGCATTATCGCCGAAATATCGGCTTTGATAAGCGGCTCTAGTATAGCGGATTTATTACAGGCTTCAAACTGCTTTGATAGGAAGCTTGTTGCTGGATTGAGCGAAATAAAGTGAGTCGCTAATTGGTAGTGGATGTCATTGCTCAGTTGTCATTGCCGAGTTGGCTCAAAAGGTCACTGACGATTCTGATGAAACTCAGTCTGGATTGTACTGATTGGGAGAGTGTCTGGAGCGTGTCTAGAGATGGTGCGAATAGATTGCTTTTGGCGGCGAGCTTGTGTGCTGTCCCAATGCTCTGCATTCATGTGGATCTGCTTCGGCTCTTTCAGAAGGCTGGTTGTTACTTTCTCTAACTCAAGGAGCCAAGTGACTCTTTGGACTGTGAGCAGAATAGGCGCGAAACCATGGAAGTTACCTTCTTTGTTAGTCGGCGGTGGATTTTAGTCGGCGGTGGATGTTTGCAGAGGGTAAACATCAAGGGATAAAGCTGTGTTGCTGGTGGGTAATGACGTATGACCTATGGACATATCGTTAATCGAGAAGCTTTTTAAGGCAAGACGAACTCGCCGTGCATTAGGCTGAGTGGTTATTGAACGGAGCAATAGCATGACGCAAAACAGAGGCTTTTGGGAAAGTGATTTTTCTCGGTATTTATTATGGCTGGGTTGCTTCTTGTTCGATTGGTTTTCGTTTTCTTATTTTTCTTATGCCAACTCAAGCTCAGTAGGGTCGGGATGAAAAGGTCTTTTGCTTAATTTGCTATCAAGATTAATGGGGGTCTTGAAGTTGGTGTGGCCTGTGGGTTTGTACTTTATAGCTTTGAATACCTTGTTAACTGCGCCATGAGGTTAGGTTAAGTGATGAAGTTTTGATGGATTTTTGAACAGATGAATCATGGATTTATCGTCATTTGAGATTCTTATATCTAAGTGATGGTGGTTGAAATGAACAGGTTGGATAGACAAAGCATTATTGCTTTTGAATGGGTAGAGATTTGCCATTCAAGGAGGTGATTTTTTGCCTGCAGTGGTTGGCTTTTGTCTTGATAAAAAGAATAAGAAGTGAGTGCAAAGGGGATTTTTTGGGCTGTGCTTTTTGTATGTGCACGAATGTGCTCTTTTTTTGGCTTTTTTTTCTCTTTAAGGCGTTAAAAAAGGCATTTTTAGGGAAAAATTTAAATAATTTAATTGTTTTTCTTTCTCCAGTTAAAACAATTAGTTAAGGCATTTTTTTGCCGCTTTTGGGGAGGTTTTTTTCCACCTATAGGAAAAAAAATTCCGAAACTGACTAAAGGTTTTAAAAACCTTGTCGAAAACTTTATACGATCTGCTTTGGCAGGATTTAAAAACCTAGGAGGCTATGATGGCTCTTTACGTAAATACAAATACCTCATCAATCAATGCTCAGCGTCAGTTGATGAGTTCAAGTAATTCTTTGGATACGGCTTTCCAGCGTTTGTCTTCTGGCTTGCGTATTAACAGCGCAGCGGATGATGCAGCAGGCCTTCAGGTTTCTAACCGATTGACCTCTCAGGTTAATGGTTTGAACCAGGCGGTTCGTAACGCCAATGACGGTATTTCTGTTGCCCAGACTGCTGAAGGCGCTTTGGATGAGACAACGAACATGTTGCAGCGTATGCGTACTCTGTCTATTCAGTCAGCAAACGGTTCCAACTCGGA
The window above is part of the Marinomonas sp. THO17 genome. Proteins encoded here:
- the flgL gene encoding flagellar hook-associated protein FlgL, with the translated sequence MRVTNNLIYDQASKSISQGNDKVLDIQRKISAQTNIIKPSDDPVGASQILLYEGKNRTLHQYDDAIKMAKGNLEYQEVAMEGLNDYLDSARTLFIQAQNDINTQEDINAIVHEISLITESMADLMNSRSADGSYIFAGTDSLSPAYMLGSDGRYHWSGNEGQKYAQISEDLRIPVTNSGKSLFQDIWTNPTFTSKLISGNVLLTDKVQDQADFDSFMDKHYDPEEPNLNKYQLITSYPEVNDASAGDDLDYRHVNVAEDDYQFYTGKQADYAIMNSQGEVIDSGRYSIGKPIVFAGMSFILEGAPEAVVDITLNQPKKDNVLNQIKDSLAVLTDVNSTHEQREDAFFSATYSINEAQQRLGDSRSEIGARLNVISDREDFSSANRLNNAVAQHREGELDMGDAATQLSMKEAALDASQKVFSRVSNLSLFNKM
- a CDS encoding HD domain-containing phosphohydrolase, coding for MSAFKIESCFGADINVGYFDVEEILDIMKIKSQVLGSKRIKSLIRMHGKKDRIVGIAMRQVAFEVLRTSLDEAFLPYDPYFNDGTLLNSRRERLYDAQERFLILCMSLVAGRSVRSLKKLNPGLSTKDLRSKHGRGQSLFRYFRQELNEQTREQVLSYKARMNNNMEGADGEAKLTEEMAAEQKARAALMKKAPKDTRFIPTSFDDEVVTGLKIFRDGHELLAQQVESFKRGQQLDVEALKKFCRRLIDSHTRNNFAVMALRHIKDADTYLEQHAIGMAVLGIHFAKAMQLNNAYVEVISLGALLFDLGRFRLPAAMMAKTTKMTDGEFELFRKHIQFGEQILQKCESVPKAVFQMLYDHHEKVDGSGYPEGKQGQEISVYGKIAAIIDAYDAITSEQAHKPSMGPIKACAKLEREAGLAFDKDLIKVFLKSIGPVPVGSCVSLSNGRIGFVLTLNKNFQPNLVRQVYSITSKAFIEATDIELNKSANLKSDVVIEEGVDPQDYGLQFINHIS
- a CDS encoding flagellin, producing the protein MIQAVDSKRAELGAVQNRFSSTVNNLSSISENVSAARSRVRDADYAAETAALTSSQIIQQASSTILAQANQRPQAALALLGN